From the genome of Methanomassiliicoccales archaeon, one region includes:
- a CDS encoding chemotaxis protein CheC: MTIVENDKPSPISEFDAMQVDALREIGNIGAAHASTALTNLVKRTIMVDVPECFICKAEQLPSTFGNQEEVVVACFLDAIANEKGAILILFPQEMAKSLSELLIGRQPTLNRDLDEDDMAAVAEIGNICASAYLSAISQFLDQTMIPSPPAVAIDMLAAILQYPAALVAEQMDHVVVIKTRFIYEGNSYGGSILYLPDRESRRLLLNKFGLTQ, encoded by the coding sequence GTGACGATAGTGGAAAATGATAAGCCCTCACCTATATCAGAATTCGATGCCATGCAGGTCGATGCTCTACGTGAAATAGGAAACATCGGCGCGGCGCATGCCTCCACGGCTCTGACTAATCTTGTAAAAAGGACGATAATGGTCGATGTCCCTGAATGTTTTATTTGTAAGGCAGAGCAGCTTCCTTCCACGTTCGGAAATCAAGAAGAGGTAGTAGTCGCTTGCTTTTTAGACGCCATAGCCAATGAGAAAGGAGCCATATTGATCCTTTTTCCTCAAGAAATGGCCAAATCACTTTCTGAATTATTAATAGGCCGGCAGCCCACCTTAAATCGTGATTTGGATGAGGATGATATGGCAGCTGTGGCAGAGATAGGGAATATATGCGCTTCAGCGTATCTTAGTGCCATATCTCAGTTCCTAGATCAGACTATGATTCCATCTCCTCCAGCTGTTGCTATCGACATGCTTGCTGCCATCTTACAATATCCAGCGGCCCTAGTGGCAGAGCAAATGGATCACGTCGTGGTAATAAAGACTAGATTCATATATGAAGGCAATTCATATGGCGGTTCAATTCTATATCTTCCGGACCGCGAATCTCGCAGACTGCTATTGAACAAATTCGGGTTGACTCAGTGA
- a CDS encoding protein-glutamate O-methyltransferase CheR: MSINYLDRDKDFLELKRKILKECGLDCSQYKDSYLSRRFAIRMRARGASCYKDYLSILERNPEEYDALLNDLTINVTQFFRDPPVFKALEDEIIPILIYEKVMKDEGSIHIWSAGCSSGEEPYSVAMMISELLSDQAESFDIRILATDIDESILEKALEGKYHPKQLVSVPDNYINKYFIFDGDFYRITDSIKDMVDFKKMDLISQSPKGCFDMILCRNVVIYFTRKMQETLYMKFYNFLREGGYFVMGNTETLLGEASKFFIPINSKGRIYKKKDIN, encoded by the coding sequence ATGAGTATCAATTACCTTGATCGAGATAAAGATTTTTTAGAGCTAAAAAGGAAAATCCTTAAAGAGTGTGGTCTGGACTGTAGTCAATACAAAGATTCCTATCTTTCTCGAAGATTCGCAATTCGCATGAGGGCTAGGGGAGCATCCTGCTATAAGGATTACCTATCAATATTAGAAAGAAATCCAGAGGAATACGACGCACTTTTAAATGATCTTACTATAAATGTAACGCAATTCTTCAGGGACCCCCCTGTATTTAAAGCCTTAGAAGATGAAATAATTCCTATTCTAATCTATGAAAAGGTAATGAAAGATGAGGGCTCCATCCATATCTGGAGTGCAGGGTGCTCTAGTGGAGAGGAGCCCTATTCTGTCGCTATGATGATAAGTGAGCTACTGAGTGACCAAGCAGAATCTTTCGACATTCGAATCCTAGCTACTGATATCGACGAATCAATTTTGGAGAAAGCTTTAGAAGGCAAATACCATCCTAAGCAATTAGTGAGTGTACCAGATAATTATATTAATAAATATTTTATATTTGATGGAGATTTTTATAGAATAACGGATAGTATTAAGGATATGGTCGATTTTAAGAAAATGGATCTTATATCTCAATCTCCTAAAGGATGCTTTGATATGATATTATGTAGAAACGTAGTAATCTATTTCACAAGAAAAATGCAAGAAACATTGTATATGAAATTCTATAATTTCTTGCGTGAGGGTGGATATTTTGTAATGGGAAACACTGAGACATTATTAGGCGAAGCGTCTAAATTTTTTATTCCAATTAATAGTAAAGGGAGAATTTATAAAAAAAAGGATATTAATTAA
- a CDS encoding universal stress protein, giving the protein MKVMVATDGKAHSDKAIQTGLSYSKAFGAKLYVLYVIEPRKENYKTRELKNGIKALEKAKNRGAEEGVEVVTMMEAGEPSKKILDLSNEIEADVLVVGTSYQKGFHLLSRTLPEIVIRESTCTVIVAK; this is encoded by the coding sequence ATGAAGGTAATGGTGGCAACGGATGGAAAAGCACATTCGGATAAGGCTATCCAAACTGGATTGTCCTATTCTAAAGCCTTTGGTGCTAAATTATATGTATTATATGTAATAGAGCCAAGAAAAGAGAATTACAAAACTCGAGAGTTGAAAAATGGCATTAAGGCATTAGAAAAGGCTAAGAACCGCGGAGCAGAGGAGGGTGTTGAGGTGGTAACTATGATGGAAGCGGGAGAGCCTTCAAAAAAAATTCTCGATTTAAGTAATGAGATTGAAGCCGATGTTTTGGTTGTGGGAACTTCATATCAGAAAGGATTTCACCTTCTTTCCAGAACACTTCCAGAAATTGTAATCCGGGAGTCTACATGCACAGTCATCGTGGCAAAATAG
- a CDS encoding universal stress protein: protein MIILAATDGQPHSEKAVEYAFAFSRAFKAALYVIYVVSPKSNEDKDKNIKNGMRVLGRTKIRGAELGVEVNALLEAGDPSDTIVGAAERIEADLLVIGSSGRSGGLLGGKSTSEQIFKNAHCTVTVVR, encoded by the coding sequence ATGATAATACTTGCAGCAACAGATGGACAACCCCATTCAGAAAAGGCCGTAGAGTACGCCTTCGCCTTTTCCAGGGCGTTTAAGGCTGCATTGTATGTTATTTATGTTGTTTCGCCTAAATCTAATGAGGATAAGGATAAGAATATTAAAAATGGCATGAGGGTATTGGGAAGAACAAAAATCCGTGGTGCAGAGTTGGGTGTTGAGGTCAATGCCCTATTAGAAGCTGGAGATCCTTCAGATACTATTGTAGGAGCTGCGGAAAGAATCGAGGCAGATTTGTTGGTCATCGGATCTTCAGGTAGGAGCGGGGGACTTTTAGGTGGAAAGAGTACTTCGGAGCAAATATTCAAGAACGCTCATTGCACGGTTACCGTCGTGAGGTAG
- a CDS encoding chemotaxis protein CheC, translated as MSGKTCVTEIDELQIDALKELGNVGASWASTALSKFAMKDMLIDVTQCHTEPLNKMPHWFDRPGETVAIITIDINGSDKDHILMLFPKNIITWLSDLLFGRAHDPARNLAEDDKDALVEMGDICIREYLNPISRFLGTDMMPTPPTVYIDIVGPQQSFPEWVLKTHADHQVWIETNFVDATKTFQGSIIFIPEKETQELTFKKFGVDTETQMAIFAKFGVSTIC; from the coding sequence ATGAGCGGAAAAACATGTGTCACGGAAATCGACGAACTGCAAATAGACGCATTGAAAGAACTAGGTAATGTTGGCGCATCATGGGCTTCCACCGCCCTGTCCAAATTCGCCATGAAAGATATGTTGATAGATGTAACACAATGCCATACGGAACCCCTGAATAAAATGCCGCATTGGTTCGATCGTCCAGGGGAAACCGTAGCCATAATTACCATTGATATCAATGGAAGTGATAAAGACCATATCCTGATGCTCTTTCCCAAGAACATTATCACCTGGTTGTCAGACCTTCTTTTTGGTAGAGCTCACGATCCCGCTCGCAATTTGGCCGAGGATGATAAAGACGCCTTAGTTGAAATGGGAGATATTTGCATTCGTGAATACCTCAATCCCATCTCGCGCTTTCTTGGCACTGATATGATGCCCACACCACCTACGGTATATATCGATATCGTGGGCCCACAACAAAGCTTTCCTGAATGGGTGCTTAAGACTCATGCGGACCACCAGGTTTGGATTGAGACCAACTTTGTCGACGCAACAAAAACCTTCCAAGGAAGCATTATATTCATACCTGAAAAAGAGACCCAAGAACTTACCTTTAAGAAGTTCGGGGTGGACACAGAAACACAAATGGCCATTTTCGCCAAGTTCGGAGTTAGTACAATTTGCTGA
- a CDS encoding chemotaxis protein CheD — MASIPFSSSIASDDISSLATSLERRKIGSVRSKTGDNVVGVGEFALCDEDGGYLVCLGLGSCVGIAIWDPNNKIGGLAHAMLPCYEFGRDKSNAAKYADTAVFLMVDELIEKGAKKSSLRAKMAGGAQMFQFATNDMLNIGLKNAESARLALMKEGVPLISEDCGGNKGRTVFFYPSTGTYRISKGQETYEI, encoded by the coding sequence ATGGCCTCTATTCCCTTTTCAAGTAGCATAGCGAGTGATGATATAAGTTCATTAGCCACTTCTCTTGAAAGACGGAAAATTGGTTCTGTCAGGTCCAAAACAGGCGATAACGTAGTTGGCGTTGGCGAGTTTGCGCTGTGCGATGAGGATGGGGGTTATCTTGTATGCTTGGGCTTAGGATCATGCGTAGGCATTGCTATATGGGATCCAAACAATAAAATTGGAGGATTGGCGCATGCTATGCTTCCTTGCTATGAATTCGGACGCGATAAGAGCAATGCTGCCAAATATGCGGACACTGCGGTTTTTCTCATGGTGGATGAATTGATCGAGAAAGGGGCTAAAAAATCATCTTTACGCGCTAAGATGGCGGGTGGTGCGCAGATGTTCCAGTTCGCCACTAACGACATGCTAAATATAGGTCTTAAGAATGCGGAATCAGCAAGGTTAGCACTCATGAAAGAAGGCGTTCCGTTGATCAGTGAAGACTGCGGTGGAAATAAAGGTCGCACTGTTTTCTTTTATCCTTCTACCGGCACATATCGAATAAGCAAAGGCCAAGAGACATACGAGATTTAG